A window from Tenacibaculum singaporense encodes these proteins:
- a CDS encoding YciI family protein — translation MKPFLILIIALLSTSINAQNSNPNYDAELAKELGADNYGMKGYVFAILKTGSNTSKNKEEKNKAFRGHLNNINRLVKEQKLIVAGPFGKNENSFRGLFIFNVKTIEEAKELIKTDPAVKAKYLDVDLYNWYGSAALSEYLKAADKIWKINP, via the coding sequence ATGAAACCTTTTTTAATACTCATAATAGCATTGTTGTCTACCTCAATAAATGCTCAAAACAGCAATCCTAATTACGATGCTGAACTAGCAAAAGAATTAGGTGCAGACAACTACGGAATGAAAGGTTATGTCTTTGCCATTTTAAAGACAGGTAGCAACACATCTAAAAACAAAGAAGAGAAAAACAAAGCTTTTAGGGGACATTTAAATAACATCAATAGATTAGTTAAAGAGCAAAAACTCATTGTTGCTGGACCTTTTGGTAAAAATGAAAATTCGTTTAGAGGCTTGTTTATCTTTAATGTAAAAACCATAGAAGAAGCCAAAGAACTAATTAAAACAGACCCTGCTGTAAAAGCAAAATATTTAGATGTAGACTTATACAACTGGTATGGTTCGGCTGCATTGTCTGAATATTTAAAAGCTGCAGATAAAATCTGGAAAATCAATCCTTAA
- a CDS encoding NAD(P)H-dependent oxidoreductase encodes MNSIENLQWRYAVKKFDEHKFLSEEQINILKEAFNLTATSYGLQPVKMVVIKNKDLQQQLVVHSWNQHQVAQASHLLVLCIPKELTSEHVENYFKLVKDIRNTPDEILNPFKEFLTNDIDNKSPEVLFQWMKNQAYIALGNLMTVAANEKIDSCPMEGFVPEKYNEILDLDKYNLQSVLVLPVGFRADDDYMKDLKKVRRKTEEVVIEL; translated from the coding sequence ATGAATAGTATTGAAAATTTACAATGGCGCTATGCTGTTAAAAAATTTGACGAACATAAATTTCTTTCCGAAGAACAAATAAATATTTTAAAAGAAGCATTCAACTTAACCGCTACTTCTTACGGTTTGCAACCTGTAAAAATGGTGGTAATTAAAAATAAAGATTTACAACAACAATTAGTTGTACATTCTTGGAATCAACATCAAGTTGCTCAAGCGTCACATTTGTTAGTTTTATGTATTCCAAAAGAGTTAACCTCGGAGCATGTAGAAAACTATTTTAAACTAGTAAAGGACATCCGAAATACACCAGACGAAATTTTAAATCCGTTTAAAGAATTCTTAACAAACGACATTGATAATAAATCTCCAGAAGTATTATTTCAATGGATGAAAAATCAAGCATACATTGCCTTAGGAAACCTAATGACTGTAGCTGCAAATGAAAAAATAGACTCATGCCCTATGGAAGGCTTTGTTCCTGAAAAATATAACGAGATTTTAGATTTAGACAAGTATAATTTACAATCTGTTTTAGTGCTACCTGTTGGTTTTAGAGCAGATGACGATTATATGAAAGACTTAAAAAAAGTTCGCAGAAAAACCGAAGAAGTGGTTATAGAACTCTAA
- a CDS encoding DUF2851 family protein yields MKEEFLHFLWQYKLFNKSNLTSVKGGIIEVLDSGSYNTNSGPDFLNSKLKIDDQLWVGNVEIHIKSSDWYVHHHEKDKNYDAVILHVVWEHDTNVFMKNNHPLPTVELQRFVQEDVLENYQKLFSKEQRWIPCEKQITEIDSFLLNNWLERLFFERLENKSILIKELLLQSNNDYEAVLFQLLVKNFGLKVNGEAFLELAKSFEFSVLRKVRFNEEQLSALLFGQAGFLENKIEDGYYLELQKEYKYLQHKYQLKPLAKQRFQFFRMRPNNFPTIRIAQLVALYFKHQHLFSQTLEAIHLKDFYMLFSVEVNDFWKTHYTFEAASKKSPKKLTKSFIDLLIINTIVPLRFVYEQERGEVNEEQLLQLIQQLRPEKNSIINKFSELKIEAKNAFETQALLELKNNYCIKKRCLQCVIGNSLLKG; encoded by the coding sequence ATGAAAGAAGAATTTTTACACTTTTTGTGGCAATACAAATTATTTAACAAATCAAACTTAACATCCGTAAAAGGAGGAATCATTGAAGTTCTAGATTCAGGAAGTTATAATACGAATTCAGGACCAGATTTTTTAAACTCAAAATTGAAGATTGATGATCAGTTATGGGTAGGAAATGTTGAAATTCACATAAAATCATCAGATTGGTATGTACATCATCATGAAAAGGACAAGAATTACGATGCAGTTATTTTACACGTCGTATGGGAGCATGATACAAACGTGTTTATGAAAAATAACCATCCATTACCAACGGTAGAATTACAAAGATTTGTTCAAGAAGATGTATTGGAAAATTATCAGAAATTGTTTTCAAAAGAGCAACGTTGGATCCCTTGCGAAAAGCAAATAACTGAAATAGACTCTTTTTTATTAAATAACTGGTTAGAGCGTTTGTTTTTTGAACGTTTAGAAAATAAATCGATTCTTATAAAAGAATTACTTCTACAATCAAATAATGATTATGAAGCGGTGTTGTTTCAGTTATTAGTCAAAAATTTTGGATTGAAAGTAAATGGAGAAGCTTTTTTAGAGTTAGCGAAGTCGTTTGAATTTTCTGTATTACGAAAAGTAAGATTTAACGAAGAACAATTGTCCGCATTATTGTTTGGTCAAGCAGGTTTTCTAGAAAATAAAATTGAGGATGGTTATTATTTAGAACTACAAAAAGAATATAAATACTTACAACATAAGTATCAATTAAAACCGTTAGCGAAACAGCGGTTTCAGTTTTTTAGAATGCGCCCTAATAACTTTCCTACAATTAGAATAGCTCAGTTAGTAGCGCTATACTTTAAACATCAGCATTTATTCTCTCAAACATTAGAAGCAATTCACTTAAAGGATTTTTATATGTTGTTTTCGGTGGAGGTGAATGACTTTTGGAAAACACATTATACTTTTGAAGCAGCATCAAAGAAATCGCCTAAAAAACTTACAAAATCATTTATTGATTTACTTATTATCAATACGATTGTTCCTTTAAGGTTTGTGTATGAGCAAGAAAGAGGAGAGGTGAATGAAGAACAATTATTGCAATTAATACAGCAACTAAGACCAGAGAAAAACTCAATTATTAATAAGTTTTCTGAATTAAAAATTGAAGCAAAAAATGCTTTTGAAACTCAAGCTTTGTTAGAGTTAAAAAATAATTATTGTATAAAGAAACGTTGTTTACAATGTGTAATAGGGAATAGTTTGTTAAAAGGTTAA
- a CDS encoding LysE family translocator gives MGIENFIAFLVATILFVLTPGIETVFLINKSISQGRKSGVYTSFGLNTGALVHTLFGALGLSIMVAKSALFFALIKYLGAAYLIYLGVVKVMSQKGLITETNEEQKKNSAKSNFTSGFITNILNPKVALFFIAFFPQFISPKEIENPVPFIIMGVIYAVMTTIWYLILTSFAGSFSTKIKENEKIGIRLNKVSGAIFVLMGLQIAFM, from the coding sequence ATGGGAATTGAGAATTTTATTGCATTTTTAGTAGCAACTATTCTTTTTGTGTTAACACCAGGAATAGAAACTGTTTTTTTAATTAACAAGTCAATTAGTCAAGGGCGAAAGTCTGGTGTGTATACTAGTTTTGGCTTAAATACTGGAGCTTTAGTACATACGTTATTTGGAGCTTTGGGGCTGTCAATCATGGTAGCCAAATCAGCTTTGTTTTTTGCATTGATTAAATATTTAGGAGCGGCTTATTTAATTTATTTAGGGGTAGTAAAAGTGATGTCACAAAAAGGATTGATCACAGAAACAAATGAAGAGCAAAAGAAAAATTCAGCAAAAAGTAACTTTACATCGGGGTTTATTACAAATATATTAAACCCGAAAGTTGCATTATTCTTTATAGCGTTCTTTCCGCAGTTTATAAGTCCAAAAGAAATAGAAAATCCAGTTCCTTTTATAATAATGGGAGTTATTTATGCGGTAATGACTACTATTTGGTACTTGATTTTAACATCGTTTGCGGGATCGTTTTCAACGAAAATAAAAGAGAATGAAAAAATAGGTATAAGACTGAATAAAGTATCAGGAGCAATATTTGTATTGATGGGATTACAAATAGCGTTTATGTAA
- a CDS encoding cupin domain-containing protein: MNIKKMTAQQIIKKFDLTEHPEGGFYKETYRSNGIIKNEQLNSNFIGDRNYSTCIYFLLTSEKFSAFHKINQDEIWHFYKGNSLKLHMISPKGDYSFVLIGNDIENDEQPQFVVPAGYWFAAEVVDENSYAFTGCTVAPGFDFHDFVLPKREELILLFPKHKEIVTKLTHI; the protein is encoded by the coding sequence ATGAACATAAAGAAGATGACAGCACAACAAATAATTAAAAAATTTGATTTAACAGAACATCCTGAAGGAGGCTTTTATAAAGAAACCTACAGAAGTAATGGAATCATTAAAAATGAACAACTGAATTCAAATTTTATAGGAGATAGAAATTATAGTACGTGTATATACTTTTTACTAACTTCTGAAAAATTCTCTGCCTTTCATAAGATTAATCAAGATGAAATATGGCATTTTTATAAAGGAAATTCCCTAAAACTACACATGATTTCTCCTAAAGGAGATTATTCTTTTGTTCTAATAGGAAATGATATAGAAAATGATGAACAACCTCAATTTGTTGTTCCTGCTGGTTATTGGTTTGCTGCTGAAGTTGTTGACGAAAACTCCTATGCTTTTACTGGTTGTACAGTAGCTCCTGGCTTTGACTTTCATGATTTTGTATTACCTAAGAGAGAAGAGCTTATACTGTTATTCCCTAAGCATAAAGAAATCGTAACTAAATTAACTCACATTTAA
- a CDS encoding alpha-ketoacid dehydrogenase subunit alpha/beta, translating to MTQNTEIANTQQLSFQDFKNEVLKDYRIARISRECSLLGRREVLTGKAKFGIFGDGKEVPQLAMAKAFQNGDFRSGYYRDQTFMMAIGELTPQQFFAGLYAHTDIEIEPMSAGRQMGGHFATHSLDANGNWKNLTAQKNSSSDISPTAGQMPRLLGLAQASKIYRNVEGLEKHTNFSINGNEVAWGTIGNASTSEGLFFETINAAGVLQVPMVMNVWDDEYGISVHARHQTTKESISEILKGFQRENESNGYEIFVVNGWDYVQLIDTYNKASQIAREQHIPVLIHVKELTQPQGHSTSGSHERYKSKERLQWEQEFDCIAQMRKWILEFELENENGETLKFIDSEEDLINIEKEAKKEVSKAKRDAWSAYTNEIKAEVAEAITLLDTIAQKSNNGSFISKYKNDLAAIAEPIRKDILVAARKTLRYLRDEDFAEKTALQNFIKASIDKAAVKYSAHLLSETELATENIPAEAPTYASEKNMVDARIIMRDNFDAILAKHPEVLIFGEDAGYIGDVNQGLEGLQEKFGELRVSDTGIREATILGQGIGMAMRGLRPIAEIQYLDYLLYALQIMSDDLATLRYRTFGKQKAPLIIRTRGHRLEGIWHSGSPMGGIINNIRGIHVLVPRNMTKAAGFYNTLLEGDDPALVVECLNGYRLKEELPTNLGDFKTPIGVVETIKEGNDITIVSYGSTLRIVEEAAKDLAQVGIDVEIVDAQSLLPFDINHDTVKSVAKTNRLLVVDEDVPGGASAYLLQEIVENQNGYKHLDSKPQTLTAKAHRPAYGTDGDYFSKPSAEDIFEKVYEIMHEANPAKFKSLY from the coding sequence ATGACGCAAAATACCGAAATAGCTAATACTCAACAGCTTTCTTTTCAAGATTTTAAAAATGAAGTTTTAAAGGACTATAGAATTGCTCGTATTAGTCGAGAATGTAGTTTATTAGGAAGAAGAGAAGTTTTAACAGGTAAAGCTAAATTTGGAATTTTTGGAGATGGTAAAGAAGTACCTCAATTAGCAATGGCTAAAGCTTTTCAAAATGGAGATTTTAGATCAGGTTATTATCGTGATCAAACCTTTATGATGGCCATTGGAGAATTGACTCCTCAACAATTTTTTGCAGGATTATACGCACATACTGATATTGAAATTGAGCCTATGTCTGCTGGTCGCCAAATGGGAGGCCACTTTGCAACTCATTCTTTAGATGCAAATGGGAACTGGAAAAATTTAACAGCTCAAAAAAATTCATCTTCTGATATCTCTCCTACTGCAGGACAAATGCCTCGTTTATTAGGATTAGCACAAGCATCTAAAATCTATAGAAATGTTGAAGGTTTAGAAAAACACACCAACTTTTCAATCAACGGTAACGAAGTTGCTTGGGGTACTATTGGTAATGCTAGTACTAGTGAAGGTTTGTTCTTCGAAACTATCAATGCGGCAGGTGTTTTACAAGTTCCAATGGTAATGAATGTTTGGGATGATGAGTACGGAATTTCAGTACATGCACGTCACCAAACTACTAAAGAGAGTATTTCTGAAATCTTAAAAGGATTCCAACGTGAAAATGAAAGTAACGGATATGAGATTTTTGTAGTTAACGGTTGGGATTATGTTCAGTTAATTGACACCTACAACAAAGCTTCTCAAATTGCTAGAGAGCAACATATACCTGTATTAATTCATGTAAAAGAATTAACACAGCCTCAAGGACACTCAACTTCTGGGTCTCACGAACGTTATAAATCAAAAGAACGTTTACAATGGGAACAAGAGTTTGACTGTATTGCGCAAATGCGTAAGTGGATTTTAGAGTTTGAACTTGAAAATGAAAATGGAGAGACTTTAAAATTTATTGATTCTGAAGAAGATTTAATCAATATTGAAAAAGAAGCGAAAAAAGAAGTTAGTAAAGCTAAACGTGATGCTTGGAGCGCATATACAAACGAAATAAAAGCAGAAGTAGCTGAAGCTATTACTTTGTTAGATACCATTGCACAAAAAAGCAACAACGGTTCTTTCATTTCAAAATACAAAAACGATTTAGCGGCAATTGCTGAACCTATCAGAAAAGATATTTTAGTAGCAGCACGTAAAACGTTACGTTACTTAAGAGATGAAGATTTTGCTGAAAAAACTGCACTTCAAAACTTTATTAAAGCTTCAATTGATAAAGCTGCTGTAAAATATTCAGCTCATTTATTAAGTGAAACTGAATTAGCTACTGAAAATATTCCTGCCGAAGCTCCAACCTATGCTTCAGAAAAAAATATGGTAGATGCACGTATTATTATGCGTGATAATTTTGATGCAATTTTAGCAAAACACCCTGAGGTATTGATCTTTGGGGAAGATGCTGGTTATATTGGAGATGTAAACCAAGGATTGGAAGGTTTACAAGAAAAATTTGGTGAGTTACGTGTTTCTGACACTGGAATTCGTGAAGCTACTATCTTAGGTCAAGGTATTGGAATGGCAATGCGTGGTTTACGTCCAATTGCTGAAATTCAGTATTTAGATTATTTATTATATGCTTTACAAATTATGAGTGACGATTTAGCAACACTTCGTTACCGTACTTTTGGAAAGCAAAAAGCTCCTTTAATTATCCGTACTCGTGGACATCGTTTAGAAGGAATTTGGCATTCAGGTTCTCCAATGGGAGGAATTATAAATAATATTAGAGGAATTCATGTATTAGTTCCTCGAAACATGACCAAAGCAGCTGGATTCTACAACACATTATTAGAAGGTGACGATCCTGCTTTAGTAGTAGAGTGTTTAAATGGATACCGTTTAAAAGAAGAGTTACCGACAAACTTAGGGGATTTTAAAACTCCAATTGGTGTTGTGGAAACCATTAAAGAAGGAAATGACATTACTATTGTTTCTTATGGTTCTACCTTACGAATTGTTGAGGAAGCTGCTAAAGATTTAGCTCAAGTTGGTATTGATGTAGAAATTGTTGATGCACAAAGTTTATTACCTTTTGATATTAATCATGACACAGTTAAATCGGTTGCTAAAACAAATCGTTTATTAGTTGTTGACGAAGATGTTCCTGGAGGAGCTTCAGCTTATTTATTACAAGAAATTGTTGAAAATCAAAATGGTTACAAACATTTAGACAGTAAACCACAAACCTTAACTGCAAAAGCTCACAGACCTGCATATGGTACTGATGGAGATTACTTCTCTAAACCATCTGCTGAAGATATTTTTGAAAAAGTGTATGAAATTATGCACGAAGCAAATCCTGCTAAGTTTAAGAGTTTATATTAA
- a CDS encoding sodium:solute symporter: MQPLHILLLILAYFGVLILISYITGKSANNATFFKANNSSPWYLVAFGMIGASLSGVTFISVPGWVEGDKMSYMQMVLGYVLGYAVIGLVLLPLYYRLNLTSIYTYLEGRFGRYSYKTGASFFLLSRTVGAAFRLFLVANVLQLILFDAYGIPFWVTVTITILLIWVYTFKGGIKTIVWTDTLQTLFMLIAVGVCIVMIKDAMHIDNLFTYVADNSLSKTFFFDDVKAGNYFWKQFFSGAFIAIVMTGLDQDMMQKNLTCRNLKDAQKNMFWFTIVLVIVNFFFLALGVLLTDYATANGLDAHKDNLFPTIAMSGDLGIATALFFLLGLIAAAYSSADSALTSLTTSFSIDILEIDKKDNEQEKEKTRKKIHVLFSFILVATILIFKYFIANESVIAKIFQFAGYTYGPLLGLYTFGLFTKLNVKDKLVPIICLIAPVLTYIISFYSKEKLGFDFGFFVLILNGFLTFLGLLTIHKKHVNL; this comes from the coding sequence ATGCAGCCACTACATATATTACTCCTTATTCTAGCTTATTTTGGTGTATTAATTCTTATTTCATACATCACTGGTAAATCAGCAAACAACGCCACATTTTTTAAAGCAAACAATTCCTCTCCTTGGTACTTAGTTGCCTTTGGAATGATTGGGGCTTCACTTTCGGGAGTCACCTTTATTTCAGTCCCTGGGTGGGTTGAAGGCGATAAAATGAGTTATATGCAAATGGTGTTAGGATATGTGTTGGGATACGCTGTAATTGGACTCGTTTTACTTCCACTCTATTACCGATTAAATTTAACCTCTATTTACACCTATTTAGAAGGTCGCTTTGGTAGATATTCATACAAAACGGGTGCTTCTTTTTTCTTACTTTCTAGAACTGTTGGTGCAGCTTTCCGATTGTTTTTAGTAGCAAATGTTTTACAATTAATCTTGTTTGATGCGTATGGAATACCTTTTTGGGTAACCGTTACCATTACTATTTTACTTATTTGGGTATACACTTTTAAAGGAGGAATTAAAACGATTGTATGGACAGATACTTTACAAACACTCTTTATGCTAATTGCAGTTGGCGTATGTATTGTAATGATAAAAGATGCGATGCATATAGACAATCTATTTACCTACGTTGCTGATAATAGTTTATCTAAAACCTTCTTTTTCGACGATGTAAAAGCAGGAAATTATTTTTGGAAACAGTTCTTTTCTGGAGCTTTTATTGCCATAGTAATGACGGGGTTAGATCAAGACATGATGCAAAAAAATCTCACTTGCCGTAACTTAAAAGATGCTCAAAAAAACATGTTTTGGTTTACCATAGTGCTAGTCATTGTAAACTTTTTCTTTTTAGCTTTAGGAGTTTTATTAACAGATTATGCTACTGCTAATGGTTTAGACGCTCATAAAGACAACTTATTTCCTACCATTGCCATGAGTGGTGATTTAGGAATTGCTACGGCTTTATTCTTTTTATTAGGTTTAATTGCTGCGGCTTATTCTAGTGCAGATAGTGCCTTAACCTCATTAACAACCTCTTTTAGTATTGATATTTTAGAGATTGATAAAAAAGATAACGAACAAGAAAAAGAAAAAACACGAAAGAAAATCCACGTGTTATTCTCATTTATCTTAGTAGCAACCATCTTGATTTTTAAATATTTTATTGCTAATGAAAGTGTAATTGCTAAAATATTTCAATTTGCAGGCTATACTTATGGTCCCTTATTAGGTTTATATACTTTTGGACTATTTACCAAACTGAATGTAAAAGATAAACTGGTTCCAATTATTTGTTTGATAGCTCCAGTATTAACGTATATCATTAGTTTTTACAGTAAAGAAAAACTCGGATTCGACTTTGGATTCTTTGTATTAATATTAAACGGATTCTTAACTTTCTTAGGGTTATTAACTATACACAAAAAACACGTAAATTTATAG
- a CDS encoding gluzincin family metallopeptidase, with translation MKQKTLLLLCAIILYCFKIVAQENSVEIKAKLDIDNDVIHILQKTIFYNRSSSNLNYIFLHNWANSYKNDDTPLAKRFIEDYRKTFHFSKDKDRGYSIVKNLTVNFKQVSFKEVKNQQDIIKVSLNKPLKPKDSLVLRTSYSVKIPNAKYTGYGKTKTGYHLRFWYITPAVYDKEWQLMSNLNLDDLYEELSNYSISIDIPKNYHIESNLYQYKTENDNYTNFYLVGAKKKDIILHIDTVRTFKSFKLKDKEIKTDAYLKQIPNEETTKIINRQIQFIEDFIGKHPHPEILVDSRTINKNSLHEIYGLPSWLKPFPKNFRWETGFLKALTQKYFDDVIIHKPRKDYWLTDGLQTYLMMEYVKKYYPEVTFLGKYSKYWPIKTYNIAKLKQNDKYPLVYQFSSRKFYDQPLTTSSDSLSNFNRKVVSKYKAGLGIKYLHDFVGDSILKESVKEFYIKNQLKPSSSKSFTEILQKKTSKDLQWFFDDYLTTDKKIDYKIKKVAYTKNKDSLFVTIKNKRSFTAPVALFGIQKKKIKLKTWITNVDSTKTVKIKRGDFNKLALNYENNYPEFNSLNNFRNVNNNIISKPIQFRFFKDFENPYYNQLFYYPDIKYNLYDGLILGVNINNRSLVSHNFQFSLTPNYGLKSRNLTGSFSVGYNHFLRDSKIYKIRYGISGSNFHYAPELGYNTLSPFINFQFRRNTLRDIGSKFLIARMVSVDKEVAPNSTQNDQDKYNIFNLRYINNKFDAIHRIRYAANLEINSNFSKISTDFRYRKFFTANESFEVRFFGGLFLSNKTEGNYFSFGLNRGNDYLFEQNLFGRSENEGFFSQQFVVGQGGFKSKFKEPYFANQLITSINTSVSVWRWAEIYNDVAMLKNKNTTPKFFYENGIRLNFLPDIFEFYLPIYTNEGFEINKRAYPSKIRFIITTDIDRIYNFIRRGIL, from the coding sequence TTGAAACAGAAAACACTCCTCTTATTATGTGCTATCATCTTGTATTGCTTTAAAATAGTAGCACAAGAAAACTCTGTTGAAATAAAAGCTAAATTAGATATAGACAACGATGTAATTCATATTCTACAAAAAACAATATTTTATAATCGCTCTTCTTCTAATCTAAATTATATTTTTTTACATAACTGGGCTAATAGTTATAAAAATGATGACACTCCTTTAGCTAAACGTTTTATTGAAGATTATAGAAAAACTTTTCATTTTTCAAAAGATAAAGATAGAGGCTATAGCATAGTGAAAAACTTAACAGTTAACTTTAAACAAGTTTCATTTAAAGAGGTAAAAAATCAACAAGACATTATTAAAGTATCTCTTAATAAACCCTTAAAGCCAAAAGATAGTTTAGTACTCCGTACCTCATATTCTGTAAAAATTCCAAATGCAAAATATACAGGATATGGAAAAACAAAAACAGGATATCATTTACGGTTTTGGTATATAACTCCTGCTGTATACGATAAAGAGTGGCAGTTAATGAGCAACTTAAATTTAGATGATTTATACGAAGAACTCTCTAATTACTCTATTTCTATAGATATTCCTAAAAACTATCATATAGAAAGTAACTTATACCAATATAAAACTGAAAATGATAATTACACCAATTTCTATTTAGTTGGTGCAAAAAAAAAGGATATCATCCTTCATATTGATACAGTGAGAACTTTTAAATCTTTTAAACTAAAAGATAAAGAAATAAAAACAGATGCTTACCTAAAACAAATCCCTAATGAAGAAACAACCAAAATTATAAATAGGCAAATACAGTTTATAGAAGACTTCATTGGCAAACACCCGCACCCTGAAATCCTTGTAGATTCACGTACCATAAACAAAAATTCTCTGCATGAAATTTATGGGCTTCCTAGTTGGCTAAAACCTTTTCCTAAAAATTTTAGATGGGAAACAGGTTTTTTAAAAGCTCTTACTCAAAAGTATTTTGATGATGTAATTATTCATAAACCGAGAAAAGATTACTGGTTAACCGATGGCTTACAAACTTATTTAATGATGGAGTATGTAAAAAAATACTATCCAGAAGTTACTTTTTTAGGTAAGTACTCCAAGTATTGGCCTATAAAAACCTATAATATTGCTAAATTAAAACAAAACGATAAATATCCTCTTGTTTATCAGTTTAGTTCTCGTAAGTTTTATGATCAACCTTTAACAACCTCTAGTGACTCTCTTTCTAACTTTAACAGGAAAGTAGTAAGTAAGTATAAAGCTGGTTTAGGAATTAAATATTTACATGACTTTGTTGGAGATAGCATTTTAAAAGAATCTGTAAAAGAATTCTACATTAAAAATCAGCTAAAACCTTCAAGTAGTAAATCCTTTACTGAAATACTTCAAAAAAAAACCTCAAAAGATTTGCAATGGTTTTTTGATGATTACCTTACTACCGATAAAAAAATTGACTACAAAATAAAAAAAGTAGCCTACACCAAAAACAAAGATTCTTTGTTCGTAACCATCAAAAATAAAAGAAGTTTTACTGCTCCTGTAGCACTCTTTGGTATTCAAAAGAAAAAAATAAAACTTAAAACTTGGATTACAAATGTAGATTCTACCAAAACAGTAAAAATTAAAAGAGGCGATTTTAACAAGCTAGCTTTGAATTATGAAAATAACTATCCTGAATTTAATTCTCTTAACAATTTTAGAAATGTAAATAATAACATTATAAGTAAACCTATTCAATTTCGCTTCTTTAAAGACTTTGAAAACCCTTATTATAATCAACTATTTTATTACCCTGATATTAAGTATAACTTATATGACGGACTAATACTTGGGGTAAACATAAACAACAGGTCACTTGTTAGCCATAACTTTCAATTTAGTTTAACCCCTAACTATGGTCTTAAAAGTAGAAACTTAACCGGATCTTTCTCTGTAGGATATAATCATTTTTTAAGAGACTCTAAAATTTATAAAATACGGTATGGAATTTCAGGAAGTAATTTTCACTACGCTCCTGAATTAGGATACAATACTTTAAGTCCATTTATTAATTTTCAATTCAGGAGAAATACACTCCGTGATATTGGTTCTAAATTCTTAATAGCCCGTATGGTTAGTGTTGATAAAGAAGTAGCCCCTAATAGTACTCAAAACGATCAAGATAAATATAACATTTTCAACCTGCGTTATATCAACAACAAATTTGATGCTATTCACAGAATTAGATATGCTGCAAACCTCGAGATAAATTCTAATTTTAGTAAAATATCTACTGATTTTCGTTATAGAAAGTTCTTTACTGCTAACGAAAGTTTTGAAGTCCGTTTTTTTGGTGGACTCTTCCTATCTAACAAAACGGAAGGAAATTACTTTAGCTTCGGGTTAAACAGAGGTAATGACTATTTATTTGAACAAAATTTATTTGGACGTTCTGAAAATGAAGGGTTCTTCAGTCAGCAATTTGTTGTAGGACAAGGAGGCTTTAAATCTAAATTTAAAGAACCCTATTTTGCTAATCAGCTTATAACATCTATTAATACCAGTGTAAGTGTATGGAGATGGGCCGAGATTTATAACGATGTTGCTATGTTAAAAAACAAGAACACTACCCCCAAGTTTTTTTACGAGAATGGTATTCGATTAAACTTCCTTCCAGATATTTTTGAATTTTACTTACCTATCTACACTAACGAAGGTTTTGAGATTAACAAAAGAGCTTATCCTTCAAAAATTAGATTCATCATTACCACAGATATTGATAGAATTTACAACTTCATCAGAAGAGGCATATTATAG